The Tamandua tetradactyla isolate mTamTet1 chromosome 8, mTamTet1.pri, whole genome shotgun sequence genome includes a window with the following:
- the LOC143643814 gene encoding olfactory receptor 4C11-like has product MAMNRSVTEFILLGLTQDAGKQKAIFGVFLILYLATLVGNFLIVVTIKVSGTLESPMYFFLFYLSFDDACFSTTTAPRLIVDALLQKKIISYNECMTQVFAAHFFGCMEIFVLLLMAFDRYVAICKPLRYTTIMSRRVCGVLVVLAWVGSCIHSSAQLFLALRLPFCSSNVIDHYWCDLQPLLKLACMDTYVINLLFVTNSGAICMVSFIILLISYGVILYSLRNHSAEGRRKALSTCTSHFIVVVIFFGPCIFIYARPPTTFPVDKMVAVFYTIGTPLLNPLIYTLRNAEVKNAMKKLWCHK; this is encoded by the coding sequence ATGGCGATGAATAGGAGTGTGACTGAATTCATACTGTTGGGGTTGACCCAGGATGCTGGAAAGCAGAAAGCAATATTTGGGGTCTTCTTGATTCTTTACCTTGCAACACTTGTGGGAAACTTTCTCATTGTGGTGACTATTAAAGTAAGTGGGACTCTTGAGAGTCCCAtgtacttctttctcttctacctgTCCTTTGATGATGCTTGCTTCTCTACAACCACAGCCCCCAGGCTGATTGTGGATGCACTTCTTCAAAAAAAGATCATTTCCTACAATGAGTGCATGACCCAGGTCTTCGCAGCCCATTTCTTTGGGTGCATGGAGATCTTTGTGCTCCTTCTCATGGCCTTTGATCGTTATGTGGCCATTTGCAAGCCCTTGCGATACACGACCATCATGAGTCGGCGAGTCTGTGGTGTGCTGGTGGTTCTGGCTTGGGTGGGATCGTGTATCCATTCTTCAGCACAGCTTTTCCTGGCTCTGAGATTGCCCTTCTGCAGCTCCAATGTCATTGATCACTATTGGTGTGACTTGCAGCCCTTGTTGAAACTTGCCTGCATGGATACTTACGTGATAAATTTGCTGTTTGTGACTAACAGTGGAGCTATATGCATGGTGAGCTTCATAATATTGCTTATCTCCTACGGAGTTATTTTATATTCCCTGAGAAACCACAGTGCAGAAGGAAGGCGGAAGGCTCTCTCCACCTGTACATCCCATTTTATCGTGGTTGTCATATTCTTTGGTCCGTGTATATTCATATATGCACGGCCACCAACCACATTTCCAGTGGACAAGATGGTGGCTGTGTTTTACACAATTGGTACACCCTTGCTTAATCCTCTTATCTATACACTGAGGAATGCAGAAGTGAAAAATGCCATGAAAAAGTTATGGTGTCACAAGTGA